The window CAAATTCCTCCCCGTCGACGCAGTCGTCGCAGATGGTCAGCAGTGCGTTGTCCTTGATGGAGTCGGGGAAGGGGGCGTCGGACTGGCCCACTATCTGTACGTGACAGTCGGTGAGCGGCGATAAATCCGCGACAAAATTAGCATTAAACGGTTTGAGAATATCTTGAATCTGGGGGGTACGGTGAAGCTCGTCGAAAGCCTGGCTTTCACCCAGCCGACAGATGTTGATATCGCTACCCATGGCGGGTGGCCAGGTAATGAATGTCAGCGTGCGTGCGATAATCAGGGCGCGTACCTGTGCTTCTTTGGCGCTCACTGTGTCCGGGCGCGCCTCTACCGCGCTAATCCAGTATTGCAGCGTGAATATCAGAAGATAGGCTGCTAACCCCCATTGGGGTTGTCTGAATTTCCTTATAAAGCCCAATCTATTCATAGCAAGTTATGCTGGTACCGGCGGCTGGCGCCAGTAGGGTCTTATGACTCCGCAGCGCGGACAATTATGGAGTCCGCAAGCCTTCAACAGTGATAAGGTTTGCGGTCTTCATACACTAAGCTAATTTCTGCACGCATTAAAGTATAAACTCTGGTGAGTTTTCCACCACTACAGTCTTAAGGCCTGTTGCTCTAAGTGGTACCTCTTACTGCACTACTTGAACTGATGAGTGCCGTGTCAGTAGGTCCTTTTACTGATAGTTGGGCGCACCAGTCCTCAGTCCGCATTAATCGTGGCGTTTCAGCCAGTTGCGGATACGTGCCTCTATTTCCTCTGTGTTTAGCCCCGCTCTCGCTAATACCTGTACTCGGCTACCGTGTTCATAAAAGACATCCTGCAGGCCAAGATTTAGGACAGGGACGGTAATGCCTTCTGCCTGCAGCCACTCAAGCACGCCTGCCCCCGTACCTCCGGCGACCGCGTTTTCTTCCAGAGTCACAATTGCCCGGTGGCTGTTGGCGATTTCCCGAAGGAGCGCGTGATCCAGTGGTTTGGCCCAGCGCATGTCACATACCGTAGCGTGCAAGGTGTCGCCCACGGCCAAGGCTTCTGGCAGAAGTGCGCCGAAATTGAGTATCGCCAGCTGCTCACCTTCTCGTACCTGATGGGCTTTGCCGACCTCGAGTGGCGTTAATGTATCTGTCAGCTCGGCGCCGGGCCCTTTGCCTCGTGGATAGCGCACCGCTGCCGGGCCCGGGTATTGATATGCGGCATCCAACAATTGGTAACACTCACGCTCGTCACTGGGCGTAGCGATCACCATGTTTGGAATGCAGCGGAGAAAGGAGATATCAAAGCTGCCTGCGTGACTGGCGCCGTCTTCGCCGACCAGGCCTGCGCGATCCACCGCAAACAGGACGTCGAGGTCTTGTAAAGCCACGTCGTGTATCAGCTGATCGTAAGCCCGCTGCAAAAATGTAGAGTAGATCGCGACCACCGGCTTCATACCTTCGCAGGCGAGTCCTGCGGCCAGGGTAATGGCGTGCTGCTCGGCGATGGCGACATCGTGAAACCGATCGCTGAAGGTTTGGGCGAAAGAGACCATGCCCGAGCCCTCGCTCATTGCCGGGGTGATACCGATCAGCCTCTCGTCCCGAGCGGCAGTATCACAGAGCCAATCGCCAAACACCTGTTGGTACCGCCGCCGCTTATCGGGCGTAACCGACGCGGATTCGCGCTCAATTTTATTCAACGCGTGGTAGCCAACAGGGTCTTTTTCGGCGGGCGCAAACCCTTTGCCTTTGCGGGTAACCACATGCAGCAGGCGCGGGCCCGATGTGTTTAATACGCTGCTGATTGCCGGCAAAAGTTGGTCGAAGTCGTGGCCGTCAATCGGGCCGCTATAGCTGAACCCTAATTCTGTGAATAGCGCGGAAGCACTGCTGGACGCCGAAGCGGGAGGCGCAGATTGCACCTGCGCTTTGGCATGTGCTCCCGCCTGTTCAGCACTGTTCTCCAGTACACCAGCAAAGTAACTGGCGAGTCCGCCTACATTCGGCGAAATCGACATGGTGTTATCGTTCAA of the Teredinibacter turnerae T7901 genome contains:
- the dxs gene encoding 1-deoxy-D-xylulose-5-phosphate synthase, encoding MFYQIPNQRPATPLLDSIDTPADLRRLSAERLAQVAQELRAFLLYSVGHTGGHFGAGLGVVELTIALHYLLHTPEDRLIWDVGHQAYPHKILTGRREQLLTIRQQGGISGFPKRAESVFDSFGVGHSSTSLSAALGMALASAQQGIPRQCVAVIGDGAMTAGMAFEALNHAVHTQADLLVVLNDNTMSISPNVGGLASYFAGVLENSAEQAGAHAKAQVQSAPPASASSSASALFTELGFSYSGPIDGHDFDQLLPAISSVLNTSGPRLLHVVTRKGKGFAPAEKDPVGYHALNKIERESASVTPDKRRRYQQVFGDWLCDTAARDERLIGITPAMSEGSGMVSFAQTFSDRFHDVAIAEQHAITLAAGLACEGMKPVVAIYSTFLQRAYDQLIHDVALQDLDVLFAVDRAGLVGEDGASHAGSFDISFLRCIPNMVIATPSDERECYQLLDAAYQYPGPAAVRYPRGKGPGAELTDTLTPLEVGKAHQVREGEQLAILNFGALLPEALAVGDTLHATVCDMRWAKPLDHALLREIANSHRAIVTLEENAVAGGTGAGVLEWLQAEGITVPVLNLGLQDVFYEHGSRVQVLARAGLNTEEIEARIRNWLKRHD
- a CDS encoding YfiR family protein — translated: MNRLGFIRKFRQPQWGLAAYLLIFTLQYWISAVEARPDTVSAKEAQVRALIIARTLTFITWPPAMGSDINICRLGESQAFDELHRTPQIQDILKPFNANFVADLSPLTDCHVQIVGQSDAPFPDSIKDNALLTICDDCVDGEEFATIRLLKIHDRIKFTVNLPLAQRQNLKISSSLLELAHRVTKRND